The following coding sequences are from one Bacillus sp. PK3_68 window:
- a CDS encoding YfzA family protein — MSGAEKTLPMNRARRWMITIGLFLMVQLLFVAIDGTFLEPNINDSGHLFARIARGILGSRLFTEWIIPYSFPFFNMFMTIHVIAIMIQAVQDLISSMFSKK; from the coding sequence ATGTCAGGCGCAGAAAAAACACTTCCTATGAATCGAGCAAGACGCTGGATGATCACCATTGGACTATTTTTGATGGTTCAATTGCTCTTTGTCGCTATTGACGGCACTTTCCTGGAGCCAAATATAAATGATAGTGGCCATTTATTTGCCAGAATAGCGAGAGGAATTTTAGGATCGAGATTATTTACAGAATGGATTATTCCTTATTCCTTCCCGTTTTTTAATATGTTCATGACCATTCACGTTATAGCTATAATGATTCAGGCCGTACAAGACCTTATTTCAAGTATGTTTTCAAAAAAGTAA
- a CDS encoding GntR family transcriptional regulator, giving the protein MQIIISNSSKEPIYEQITNQIKSSILAGELQEGTALPSIRQLAKDLQISVITTKRAYEELEKAGFIYSIVGKGSFVAEQNLEVIREKKLKVIEEQLSAVITNSREIGLSLDELQQLLKILYEE; this is encoded by the coding sequence ATGCAAATAATTATTTCCAACAGTTCAAAGGAGCCGATTTATGAGCAAATTACGAATCAAATTAAATCGTCTATTTTAGCAGGTGAGTTACAAGAGGGGACAGCATTGCCTTCCATACGCCAGCTTGCAAAGGATTTGCAAATTAGTGTGATTACAACGAAACGAGCCTATGAGGAATTGGAGAAGGCGGGCTTTATTTATTCTATTGTTGGAAAAGGCTCTTTTGTTGCAGAACAAAATTTAGAGGTTATCAGAGAGAAGAAACTGAAGGTGATTGAGGAGCAGCTAAGTGCGGTGATAACGAATAGTAGGGAAATTGGACTGTCACTTGATGAATTGCAGCAATTATTGAAGATTTTATATGAGGAGTGA
- a CDS encoding tetratricopeptide repeat protein: MEESFLSKVNLIKSYIQNGEIDQSREQAEEVIRKQPEDYPGYLLMAYHYYTLKQPDDVVVWINEALRRAPEDEEVLTLAVLMYDDLRIEESKRKELIETGLRLYPQSHYLHSQYARLPSITQEQGLAALQEAIRLHPQNDEYLKDYSMAMFNLGNWKESEKYEQLALQANPENSKNLLDFAWAAYERKKYKKAQILIEEAMRLEPNDPTIREYYKKSILPKMASFAQNEK, from the coding sequence ATGGAAGAATCGTTTCTTAGCAAAGTGAACCTCATTAAGTCTTACATCCAGAATGGGGAAATTGATCAATCAAGAGAGCAGGCTGAGGAGGTTATACGAAAACAGCCAGAAGATTATCCCGGCTATTTATTAATGGCCTATCATTACTATACGTTAAAGCAGCCTGATGATGTGGTGGTTTGGATAAACGAAGCACTTCGTAGAGCACCTGAAGATGAGGAGGTGCTTACACTAGCGGTATTGATGTACGATGATCTCCGAATAGAGGAATCAAAGCGGAAAGAATTGATAGAAACAGGCCTCCGTCTCTACCCTCAGAGTCATTATCTGCACTCTCAATATGCCCGTCTCCCTTCTATTACACAGGAGCAAGGATTAGCTGCCCTTCAAGAGGCAATCAGGCTCCACCCTCAGAATGATGAGTATTTAAAGGATTATAGTATGGCCATGTTTAATCTTGGCAATTGGAAGGAATCAGAAAAATATGAGCAGCTAGCATTGCAAGCAAATCCGGAAAATAGCAAAAATTTGCTGGATTTTGCCTGGGCCGCCTACGAGAGAAAAAAATATAAAAAGGCCCAAATTCTGATTGAAGAAGCAATGAGACTTGAACCTAATGATCCAACCATTCGAGAATATTATAAAAAATCTATCCTACCAAAAATGGCTTCATTCGCGCAAAACGAGAAATGA
- the blaI gene encoding penicillinase repressor BlaI translates to MAKEIPNISESEWEVMNVLWKKAPQTANDVISVLQEKTDWKPKTVRTLLDRLVHKEVIGVNKDQRVYTFFPLYSQDECQRAEAQSFVKRIYGGALKSMLVQFIQEDSLSETDIKELRSILDEKPNKKRTKK, encoded by the coding sequence TTGGCGAAGGAAATCCCAAATATTTCAGAGTCAGAATGGGAAGTAATGAATGTTCTGTGGAAAAAGGCTCCACAAACGGCCAATGATGTTATATCTGTCTTGCAGGAAAAAACGGATTGGAAGCCGAAAACTGTGCGTACTCTTTTGGATCGTCTCGTTCACAAGGAAGTGATAGGTGTCAATAAAGATCAGAGGGTTTATACCTTTTTTCCACTTTATTCGCAAGATGAATGTCAGCGCGCCGAGGCACAGTCTTTTGTTAAGCGAATTTATGGTGGAGCGTTAAAGTCGATGCTAGTTCAGTTTATCCAAGAGGATTCCTTGTCAGAAACGGACATTAAAGAATTACGTTCCATTTTGGACGAAAAGCCTAACAAAAAGAGAACCAAAAAGTGA
- a CDS encoding ABC transporter ATP-binding protein, which yields MENVVELKNVTKRFKDFSVKNINLQVKQGFVTGFIGANGAGKSTTIKMMMNLLKPDDGEVKIFGLDYTTHEKAIKERIGFVYDGNVFFEGLNLKDIKRIVAPAYKHWNDTLFYQYIEQFELPLNKAIKTFSKGMQMKASLAIALSHHAELIIMDEPTAGLDPIFRRELLELLQELMIDGQRTIFFSTHITTDLDRIADYIAFIQSGEVVFNQSIHDVAENYALVRGGVDLLDRDTEKAFVHIHRAPTGFEALTDDIKEVKDIFGNSVVIERASLEDIMYYLKGRKSYA from the coding sequence ATGGAAAATGTGGTTGAACTAAAGAATGTCACGAAAAGATTTAAAGATTTTTCTGTAAAAAATATTAATTTACAAGTGAAGCAAGGCTTTGTAACGGGATTTATTGGAGCAAATGGAGCGGGTAAATCGACAACGATCAAAATGATGATGAATCTATTAAAGCCCGATGACGGGGAGGTGAAGATTTTCGGTTTAGACTACACGACACATGAGAAGGCGATCAAGGAGCGGATTGGGTTCGTATATGATGGCAACGTATTTTTTGAAGGGCTGAATTTAAAAGATATAAAACGCATTGTAGCGCCAGCTTACAAACATTGGAATGATACACTATTTTATCAATATATCGAGCAATTCGAATTGCCGCTTAATAAAGCGATAAAAACTTTCTCAAAAGGGATGCAAATGAAGGCGTCATTGGCGATAGCCTTATCGCATCATGCAGAGCTGATTATTATGGATGAGCCGACAGCAGGCTTAGATCCCATTTTTAGACGGGAGCTGCTGGAGTTGTTACAGGAATTAATGATTGATGGTCAGCGTACCATTTTCTTCTCTACGCATATTACAACAGATTTAGATCGTATCGCAGATTATATCGCTTTTATACAGAGTGGAGAAGTCGTATTTAATCAATCCATCCACGATGTAGCTGAAAACTATGCGCTCGTTAGAGGAGGAGTGGATCTTTTAGATAGAGACACAGAAAAAGCTTTTGTTCACATTCATCGTGCACCAACAGGATTTGAAGCATTAACCGATGATATTAAAGAAGTCAAAGATATCTTTGGAAATTCGGTTGTCATTGAACGAGCGTCTCTAGAGGATATTATGTATTACTTGAAAGGAAGAAAAAGCTATGCTTAA
- a CDS encoding YjjG family noncanonical pyrimidine nucleotidase, which produces MKNYDIIFFDIDDTLFDFTKSEQEAFSKVFDKYNLLNSLKLYEKSYQEISKVLWRDVESGKVSLVELGPERFRRLFLEHELEIDAVVFNQDYLGFLGEQTHLVQGAEKVIRGLSHKRLAVITNGYTDVQTSRIHHSPLEGTFEHIIISESTGFQKPQTGIFDYAFNKLQITEKANVLIVGDSLTSDIQGGMNYGIDTCWFNSQHKENNTTLTPTYEINKLESLLEIIK; this is translated from the coding sequence ATGAAAAATTACGATATTATATTTTTTGATATAGATGACACACTTTTTGATTTTACTAAATCGGAGCAAGAAGCTTTTAGTAAAGTCTTTGATAAATATAATTTATTAAATAGCTTAAAGCTATACGAAAAGAGTTACCAAGAAATTAGTAAAGTATTGTGGAGAGATGTAGAAAGTGGAAAAGTAAGCCTTGTTGAACTAGGTCCAGAGAGATTTAGAAGATTATTTTTAGAACATGAACTCGAAATTGATGCCGTTGTATTTAATCAAGATTATTTAGGGTTTCTTGGAGAACAAACACATCTCGTCCAAGGAGCCGAAAAAGTCATTAGGGGTCTCTCGCATAAACGCTTAGCCGTTATTACGAATGGTTACACTGATGTACAAACATCAAGGATTCATCATTCCCCGTTAGAAGGTACATTTGAACATATTATTATCTCTGAATCCACTGGATTCCAAAAACCGCAAACAGGTATTTTTGATTATGCTTTTAATAAGCTACAGATTACAGAAAAAGCCAACGTACTAATTGTGGGCGACTCGTTGACTTCTGATATTCAAGGTGGAATGAACTATGGTATTGATACTTGTTGGTTCAATTCTCAGCACAAGGAAAATAACACCACTTTAACACCTACTTACGAAATAAATAAATTAGAAAGCCTGTTAGAGATTATAAAGTAA